In Actinomadura luteofluorescens, the sequence TCGCGCAGGTCCTCGGCGTGGACGGCGTGGACCTCGCCGCTGGAGGCCTCCACCTCCGCCAGCGCCCGCGCCACCATCCGCGCCAGCCGCCGCTGCCCGCTGGAGGGCGCGCCGATCAGCAGCAGCGCCGGCGCCGACGCGCTCGACACCTCCTGCCCGCGCAGCCGCCGCGCCCACTTGCCGCGCCGCCGCACCTCGGTGACGACGCGCTCGATGTCGTCGGCGCCGCACAGGAACCGGACCCCGTAGGCCTCGGCGACCTGCGGGGCCTGCTCGGCCACGGGCGCGGGCGGCAGCGGGGGCGGCGGCTCGGGCACCGGGGCCGGGGGCGGCGGCAGATCCGCGTGCGGCGCGGGCGCCGGGACGGGGGAGGGCCGTGCGGGGGCCGGCGGCGCGTCGGATCCGGGCCACGCCGGGCCCGGGTCGAGCTGGGTGCGGAACGCGTCGGTGTCCAGCTGCGTCTGGTGCGGCTCCGACGGCCACACCGGCTCGGGGACCGGCTCGCTCACCGGCGGCCGCTCGGGGGCCCGGTCCTGCGCCGGGGCGGGCGGCTCGGGCGCCGGGGGAGGCGGGATCCGCGGCGGCGGCACGTCCGACCCGAACGGGTCCGGCGACGAAGCGGGCGGCGGCGGGGCGGGCTCGTGGCGGTGCTGGTCGGTGCGTTGCTGCTCGCCGTGGGGCAGGTCGGGCGGGCCCTGCTCGTGGCGGGAGTCCCGCTCCGGCTGCGACCCCGGCGGGGGCGGCGGCGTGTACCGGAAGGGCGGCTCCAGCGAGGCCGGGGCGGGCGGTTCGGGCGCGGCGGGCGGAGGCACCGGCGGGGCGGCCGGGGGAGGGGCGGGCGCCACCGCCGGCGGCGGGCCCGGGGCCTCCTGCGCCGGCTCGGGCACCGGCGCGACCGGCTGGTCGGCGCCGGTGGCGGCGCGCTCGGCGGCCATGTGGGCGCGGGCGGCCTTGATGATGTCCCACGCCGACAGCTCGTCGGTGGAGGGCGGGGTGTGCATCGCGGGGGACGTCAGCTCCGCCGCGACCGCCTGCGGGACCGCGAACCCCGTCGCCGGAGGCGGCACCTGCGCCAGCCGGCACCACGTCAGCCCGAGGGTGTAGCTGGTGGCCAGCAGCGCGGCGAGGGCGTCGGAGTCGTCGCTGCGCAGCGCGTCGGGAAGGCGCCCGTCGCGCGGCCACAGCGACCGCAGCGGGTTGGCCGGATCGGTCAGGACCGCCTGCAGCGTGCGGGCGCTGTCGGCGTCCAGCCAGTGCTGCAGCGCCTGCAGCGCGCCCGGCGAGGCCTGCAGGTCGGCGGCCAGCACCGCGATCCCGGCGCGGCGGACCTCGTCGTGGCTGCGTCCCGCCGCGGCCGGGCGCGGCCCGGTCAGCCCCGCGACGATCTCCTGCAGGTCGTACAGGGCCAGGCGCAGGTACTCCCCGGGCGCGGTGTCGCGGACCATCGGGGTGGCGAACTCGGCGGGGCAGCGGCGCCGCCACTCCTGCAGGATCGCCTCGGGCCCGTACCGGACGGTGGCCATGTCCTGGTTGACCATCCGCAGCGACGCCGCCGTCACCGCGGCCAGCGCGTCGGCGCCGGGGCGGAACCGCGGGTCGGCCTGGAGCCCGGCGGCGACCTCGTACATGACGCGGGCGATGTGCGCGGCGCCGCCGCCGTCGCCCGCGCCGAGCCGGTGGACGTAGTAGCCGGCCAGGGTGGCGAAGTCCGGCGGCATCATCCAGTGCAGGTGCTCGGCCGAGGTGGTCAGGAACGGGATGAACGACTCGATCAGGGGGTGCTCGGTCAGCACCACCGGGGACCCCGCGCACCACAGCAGCGCGCCCCACGCGGCGGCGACGGTGCTGGGCGTGCCGGGCTGGAACATCGGGTCGCGCTGGGTGAACTGCTGCGGGTTCACCGCCAGCGCGGTGGTCAGGGCCTGGGAGATGCGGGCGACGACGGCGGTGTCGGGGACGGGCCCGAGGAACCCCAGCGGCGCCACGCGCCCGGCCGACAGGTCCGGGCCGGTGGGGAACAGCTGCGGCGGGACGGGCGGCGTCCCGGCGCCCTGGGGCGCGGGGACGGCGACGCGGCGGTCCTCGAACTGCGCGGGGGGCGGGCAGGGGTGCCAGGTGCCGTCCAGGCCGCACCGGTACCAGCGTCCCCACGCGCCGTACAGCCACCACTCGCCGGCGCCCCACAGCATCCGCGCGGCGATCTGCGCCGCCCGGTCGGCCGGCTGGGCGCTCTGCCACCACGGTGAGGCCACCAGCTCGCGCACGTTGCCCTCGACCGAGGCGAACAGGTCGCCGCTCGGGCCCCCTCCGGTTCCGCCGGGCCCCGCCCCGGCCGACTGCCAGCTCATCCGGCGAATAGTAGTAGCAGCGGGCGTCGCGTCCGGCATCGCCCGCATTACGGGCCGGTATCCCGCCGTCGACGTGTAAGGAGCGTTATGGCAGGATGCTCATTAGCCCGCCGGGGAGCGGGCTCGGCGGCACACCGCACGACCCCGGGGGTGAGGATGGACGGCGCCGCACGGACCCGCGCCTGGGGCCTGGCCCTGGCGGTCCTGTCCTCGGTGTGCTTCGGCGCGTCCGGGCCGTTCGGCAAGGCCCTCATCGAGGCAGGTCTCAGCCCCCTGCAGGCGGTGTGGCTGCGCATCGCGGTCGCCGCGCTGGTCCTGGCGCCGCTGCCGTTCCTGCTGCGCGGGCGTGCCGCCGCCCGCGGCCTGCGCCCCCACCTGCCCGCCCTGGCCGTGTACGGCCTGACCGGCGTCGCCGGATGCCAGGCGTTCTACTTCGTGGCCGCCTCCCGCCTTCCGGTCGGGGTGGCGATCCTGCTGGAGTTCAGCGGCCCCGTCATCGTGCTGGCGTGGCTGCGGCTGGTGCGCCGCGCCCCCGTGCACCGCACCGCCGCCGCCGGCGTCGCGATCGCCATGGTCGGCCTCGCCCTGGTCGTGCAGGTGTGGACGGGGCTGTCGCTCGACCCGATCGGCCTGGCCGCCGGGCTCGGCGCCGCCGCCTGCCAGGCCAGCTACTTCCTCATCGTCGACCGGCTGGCCGGGAAGGTCGACCCCGTCGTCATCACCTCGGCCGGCGCCGTCGTCGCCGCGCTCGCCCTCACCGCGCTGGCCGCGCCGTGGACGCTGCCCTGGCAGGTGCTGCCCGCCCCGGTGCCCGTCGCCGGGCACGCCGCGCCCGGCTGGGCGCTGGTCGCCTGGATCGGCCTGGTCAGCACCGTCCTGGCCTACCTCGCCGGCGTCGCCGGGCTGCAGCGCCTGTCGGCGCAGGTCGGCGGCGCCATCTGCTACACCGAGGCCGTCGCCGCCGCCCTCATCGCCTGGGCCGTCCTCGGGGAGCGCCTCACCGCCGCGCAGATGGCCGGCGGCGCGATCGTGCTGGCCGGCGCCTACATCGCCCAGCGCGCCACCGTCGCCCACCCCGAGGTCCTGAACGCCGCCGCCGTCCCCGCGCACCGCCCGCCCGGCACCGCGCAGGGCGGCGGGACGAGCGGCGGGACGAGCGGCGGGACGGGCCCGCAGGCCCGGCCCGCCGCCCTGCCCCGGTGACCGGGCCGGGTCAGGCGTTCTCGCGGCGGAACCGGCGGGCGCCCAGCGCCACCGACGCCACCAGCAGCGCGACCGCCACCAGCGCCCCCTCCGCGACCGCCGCCGTCGCGTAGTCGCCCAGGAACGCCGCCCGCGCGGCGTCCACCAAGTACCGGAACGGCGTGAACCGCGACACCACGTCCAGCCACCCCGGCGCCAGGCTCATCGGCAGCAGGATCCCCGACAGCAGCATCAGCGGCAGCGTCACCGACGACAGGATCGGAGCGAACGCGTCCTCGCTGCGCGTGCGCAGCGCCACCACGTAGGACAGGGACGCCACGCTCACCGCCAGCGCCACCACCAGCGCCAGCCCGACGGCGATCCCGCCCACCGGGGCCCGCAGCCCCAGCGCCAGCCCGACCGCCACGACCACCGCGCCCTGGAACGCGACCACGACGGTGTCGCGCAGCACCCGCCCCAGCAGCAGCGCGGTCCGGCTGGCCGGGGTGACCCGCAGCCGCTCCACCACCCCCGACCGCAGGTCCGCGATCAGACCGAACCCCGCGAACCCCGCGCCGAACAGCGCCAGCTGGATCAGGACCCCGGGCACGAACACCTGCCAGGCGCTGCCCGCGCCGAACCCGCGCACGTCGACCAGGTCCGACAGCAGCGGCCCGAACAGCACCAGGTACAGCAGCGGCTGCACCGCGCCGAACACCACCGCGACCTTGCTGCGCAGCGTCTGCCGCATGGAGCGCAGGAAGATCAGGCGAGTGTCGGACGCGACCCGCCCGAGGGCGGCGACCCGTCCGGGCGCCGCGGCCCGTCCGAGGGACGCGGACTCTTCACAGGACGCGGACTCTTCACAGGACGCGGACTCTTCACAGGACGCGGACTCTTCACAGGACGCGGACTCTTCATAGGGCATGGGGGGACTCCTCGGTTCAGGCCGCGTCGCGCAGCGAGCGGCCGGTGACGGTGAAGAACACGTCGTCCAGCGTGGGACGGGCCAGGTTCAGCGACGCCAGCTCCACCCCCGCGCCGTCCAGCGCGCGGATCAGGGACATCAGCGCCGTCTCGCCGTCCTCGACGGTCAGGCGCAGCGTCCCGCCGGACACCGCGGCCTCGCGGACGGCCGGATGCGCCGCCAGCGCCTTGCGGGCGCCCTCGACGCCGGCGGCCTCGGCCAGCTCCACCGTGACGACGTCCCCGGCGACGCGGCGCTTGAGCTCGGCGGGCGTGCCCTCGGCGACGATGCGGCCCCGGTCGATGATCAGCAGCCGGTCGCACAGCGCGTCGGCCTCGTCCAGGTAGTGCGTGGTGAGGAACACCGTCGCGCCGTCCCGGTCGCGCATGGCGCGGATGTGGTCCCACAGGTTGCCGCGGCTCTGCGGGTCCAGGCCCGTGGTCGGCTCGTCCAGGAACAGCAGCGGCGGGCGGTGCACCAGCCCGAGCGCGATGTCCAGGCGGCGGCGCTGCCCGCCCGACAGCGACCCCGCCGGGCGCGGCTCCAGGCCCTCCAGGTCCAGCCGCGCGCACAGCTTCGCGATCCGCGCGGACCGGTCGCGCACCCCGTACAGGCGGGCCTGCAGGTCCAGCTCCTCGGCGACCGGGACGCCCGGGTCGGCGCCGCCGCCCTGCGCGACGTAGCCGATCCGGCGCCGCACCGCCGCCGGGTCGGCGCGCAGGTCGTGGCCGGCGACGGTCGCGGTGCCCGCCGTCGGTGCCAGCAGCGTCGTCAGCATCCGCAGCGTCGTGGTCTTGCCGGCCCCGTTGGGGCCGAGGAACCCGACGATCTCGCCGGGCGCGACCGACAGGTCCACGCCGCGGACGGCCTCGACCGTCCCGTGCCCGCCGGTGAAGGTGCGGGCGAGCCCGCGAGCCTCGATCACGTTGACCTCCCTCAGAACGATGGCCGCTAGCGTAACCCCAATTTTGCAGTCACACCAAGTTTTCAGTGACACCAGTGAAGGTATATTCCTGTGCATGGCTGAGGACCACGTCCCCGACGCAGCGCCGGAACTGGGACTGCGGGAACGCAAGAAGCGCGAGACGCGGCGCCGCATCGCCGACATCGCCACCGGCCTGTTCATGACCCGCGGGTTCGACAACGTCACCATCGCCGACGTCGCCCGCACCGCCGACGTGTCGGTCAACACCGTCTTCAACTACTTCAGGACCAAGGAGGACCTGTTCTTCGACCGGCAGGACGAGATCATCGAGGCCGCCGGGCGCGACTTCCGCGACCGCCGCCCCGGCGAGGGCGCCGTGGCGCTGTTCCGCCGCCGCTTCTTCGAGGGCCTGGACGCCCGCGCCCACCAGACCGCCTTCCACGAGGGCGCGGAGGTCTGGACCCGCACCGTCCGCGACAGCCCCGCCCTCATGGCCCGCCAGCGCGAGATCGGCCGCCAGGCCCAGGACCGCCTCGCCGACCTGCTCGCCGAGGCCACCGGCGCCGGCCCCGACGACATCGCCCCCCGCGCCGCCGCCGCCATGATCTTCGCCGTGCAGAACACGCTCGTCGAGCAGATCGCCGACCGCAAGACCGCGGGGGAGACCCTCCAGGAGATGGCCGAGGACGTCTACGCCGCCGCGGCCCGCGCCTTCGACCTGCTCGAACACGGCCTCGGCCACTACGCCGCCGCCCCCGCCGCCGCCACGGCCGGCACTCCGGACGACCCCCGGGCCGACCCCGCGGCAGGCGCCGGCGTCGAAAGCCCGGCCGCCGGAAATTGAGTGTCGGCCCACCGCAGATCATTCCTAGACTTCATGGTTGCGGAGGCCAACAACCATGGACACCCCCACGCTCCTTGCCCACCTGCACCACCACGACACGGCCCTGAGCCTGCCCCGGGGCGCCTGCCTGCGCTGGGACGACGCGGACCTGCACCGCGCCGCGCACACCGGCGACCCCGAGGGCTACGCCCTGCTCGGCCTGGCACCCGGCGTGCGGCCCTGGCAGCGCGCCCGCGTGCTGCTGCAGATCCTGGCCGCCTCCCAGGCCGGCCTGGACGACCGCGCCCGCGCCGTGCAGGCCCGCGTCGCCCGCGTCCTGACCCTGGGCCTGCCGCCCGCCCACGTCATCACC encodes:
- a CDS encoding EamA family transporter, whose protein sequence is MDGAARTRAWGLALAVLSSVCFGASGPFGKALIEAGLSPLQAVWLRIAVAALVLAPLPFLLRGRAAARGLRPHLPALAVYGLTGVAGCQAFYFVAASRLPVGVAILLEFSGPVIVLAWLRLVRRAPVHRTAAAGVAIAMVGLALVVQVWTGLSLDPIGLAAGLGAAACQASYFLIVDRLAGKVDPVVITSAGAVVAALALTALAAPWTLPWQVLPAPVPVAGHAAPGWALVAWIGLVSTVLAYLAGVAGLQRLSAQVGGAICYTEAVAAALIAWAVLGERLTAAQMAGGAIVLAGAYIAQRATVAHPEVLNAAAVPAHRPPGTAQGGGTSGGTSGGTGPQARPAALPR
- a CDS encoding ABC transporter permease, encoding MPYEESASCEESASCEESASCEESASCEESASLGRAAAPGRVAALGRVASDTRLIFLRSMRQTLRSKVAVVFGAVQPLLYLVLFGPLLSDLVDVRGFGAGSAWQVFVPGVLIQLALFGAGFAGFGLIADLRSGVVERLRVTPASRTALLLGRVLRDTVVVAFQGAVVVAVGLALGLRAPVGGIAVGLALVVALAVSVASLSYVVALRTRSEDAFAPILSSVTLPLMLLSGILLPMSLAPGWLDVVSRFTPFRYLVDAARAAFLGDYATAAVAEGALVAVALLVASVALGARRFRRENA
- a CDS encoding ATP-binding cassette domain-containing protein yields the protein MIEARGLARTFTGGHGTVEAVRGVDLSVAPGEIVGFLGPNGAGKTTTLRMLTTLLAPTAGTATVAGHDLRADPAAVRRRIGYVAQGGGADPGVPVAEELDLQARLYGVRDRSARIAKLCARLDLEGLEPRPAGSLSGGQRRRLDIALGLVHRPPLLFLDEPTTGLDPQSRGNLWDHIRAMRDRDGATVFLTTHYLDEADALCDRLLIIDRGRIVAEGTPAELKRRVAGDVVTVELAEAAGVEGARKALAAHPAVREAAVSGGTLRLTVEDGETALMSLIRALDGAGVELASLNLARPTLDDVFFTVTGRSLRDAA
- a CDS encoding TetR/AcrR family transcriptional regulator: MAEDHVPDAAPELGLRERKKRETRRRIADIATGLFMTRGFDNVTIADVARTADVSVNTVFNYFRTKEDLFFDRQDEIIEAAGRDFRDRRPGEGAVALFRRRFFEGLDARAHQTAFHEGAEVWTRTVRDSPALMARQREIGRQAQDRLADLLAEATGAGPDDIAPRAAAAMIFAVQNTLVEQIADRKTAGETLQEMAEDVYAAAARAFDLLEHGLGHYAAAPAAATAGTPDDPRADPAAGAGVESPAAGN